A genomic segment from Gossypium hirsutum isolate 1008001.06 chromosome D04, Gossypium_hirsutum_v2.1, whole genome shotgun sequence encodes:
- the LOC107898913 gene encoding vacuolar iron transporter homolog 4: protein MAAPQSLQLSSVNNVEIPVHIIHTEENQIQEPAVDEFDYSQRGQWLRAAVLGANDGLVSVASLMMGVASVKEDIKAVIVAGFAGLVAGACSMAIGEFVSVCTQRDVEIAQMKREKLKGSSKSDGNDEKLPNPAQAAAASALAFAIGAVLPLLAAAFIRQPMVRMAVVVAVASVALVVFGVVGALLGRTPVVKSSARVLVGGWMAMGTTFGLTKLIGSNHGMQI from the coding sequence ATGGCTGCCCCTCAATCTCTTCAACTTTCATCGGTTAACAACGTTGAAATACCCGTACACATCATACACACTGAAGAAAACCAGATTCAGGAGCCTGCTGTTGATGAATTCGATTACTCCCAAAGAGGACAATGGCTTCGAGCTGCTGTTTTGGGAGCCAACGATGGGTTGGTTTCCGTTGCATCACTAATGATGGGTGTGGCCTCGGTTAAAGAAGACATCAAAGCTGTAATTGTTGCTGGCTTTGCAGGTCTGGTAGCCGGTGCTTGTAGCATGGCCATAGGAGAGTTTGTATCTGTATGCACCCAAAGGGATGTAGAGATAGCTCAAATGAAAAGAGAGAAGCTAAAAGGGTCATCAAAGAGTGACGGAAATGATGAGAAACTGCCTAATCCTGCACAAGCCGCTGCCGCGTCGGCTTTGGCTTTTGCAATTGGTGCGGTGCTTCCACTATTGGCTGCTGCTTTTATAAGACAGCCTATGGTGAGGATGGCGGTGGTTGTTGCGGTAGCTAGCGTGGCCTTGGTGGTGTTTGGAGTGGTGGGTGCTTTGCTTGGGAGAACTCCCGTGGTGAAATCTAGTGCCAGGGTGCTTGTTGGTGGATGGATGGCAATGGGTACTACTTTTGGGCTCACCAAGTTGATTGGTTCCAATCATGGGATGCAAATTTGA